Part of the Abditibacteriota bacterium genome is shown below.
CGTCCAGACTGCCTATATAGCGCTCCCTGCCCTTCCAGGTGACGGCAAAGGGCCAGGACATTTTGACGAACCGGGCAAAGGAGGTGACGCGCTGCTGTCCGTCCAGCACCTCATACTTGCCGCCCCGGTTCAGCACAAAGTAGATGAGCCCCAGAGGATAGCCCTTCAGCAGCGACTCCACCACGGCCACGTCCCTTTTGCCGTCGCCGTAAATGTAGTTGCGCTGGTATTCCGGCTGTATGATCAGCTGTCCGTCCATGCCGAAGAGGCCCCTGTCCTCGTTTTGATCGTAAACAAAGCCCTTGCACAGGTCGTCCACCGTCCAGTCGGTGTGAAGCGTGGTGTTCATTGAGCGCCTCCTCTTTTGGTTTTTATAAACA
Proteins encoded:
- a CDS encoding DUF262 domain-containing protein, whose amino-acid sequence is MNTTLHTDWTVDDLCKGFVYDQNEDRGLFGMDGQLIIQPEYQRNYIYGDGKRDVAVVESLLKGYPLGLIYFVLNRGGKYEVLDGQQRVTSFARFVKMSWPFAVTWKGRERYIGSLD